ATTTTAAATATGCGATTGACCGTGTCCAAATCCATGATGTGGCTCTATGGACCGGTGAAGGGACAACCATTGAAGAATTAGAAGGTCTGCTTGAAATCGACCAATCAGTGTTTCGCGAAGCTTTAGGTGAAGACGAAGAATATATTAGTTACCGTTATTATAAAGAAGGGATGGAAGATCAAGTTGAAGGCTTAACCGCCGAATTGATGTTCTATTTTGTTGAAGGTAATTTAATTTATGTGGGTGTTATCCCTATTTCACATGTGGTAGAACCCGAACAATTGTTGCCGGAAGCGGATATTGAAGCAATGTACAATCAAACAACCACCCTAGATGACTTTATTGCTTTAAATCCTATAGTAAGTTCTTTTGCACAATCATACTATGAAGGTCAACCAATGTATCTAATTAATACAGCCTCCGGTGAATTTATGGATGAAATTCAAGCAGAGATGTTTATTTTTAGGGATGATGTGTTTGAAATGAGTTACTATCTACCTTATGTTCGCGCGATTGAGTACTTAAACCAAAGTATGTTGCAGGTATTTATTCAACATTTCAATTCTCTAGGTTTGGCCTTTGGTGTGCCGGTTACTAGCGAAGAAGTGGTAGAACCAGCAGCAGAAGAAGAAGCGGTCGTAGAAGAAGAAGAAGTGCCAAGTGAAGAAAGCGTTGAAGAAACTGAAACGCCTGAAGAATCAGAGGAAGAATCTGAAGAGCCCACTCCTGAGGAAGAAACAGAAACAACTGAAAGCGAGTAAATATCTCTGCGTCCAACTTTAGGCTATGTTAAGATAGAGATATAACTTTAACAATCGTAGGAGTGACACAATGGAAATGAATGAAGCATTATTGACGCGTTTGACGCAAGCTAACGGGATATCCGGTAATGAAAAGGCCGTGCGTGAAGTATTTAAAGACGAAACAAAAGAAGTGGCCGAATCTTTTGTACAAGATGGGTTAGGCAGCATTTATGCGAAACATACCGGAAATCCTGATGGACCGCGGGTGTTGATGGCAGGGCATATGGACGAGGTCGACTTTATGGTCTCTCAAGTGACCGATAAAGGTTTTATCAAATTTGTTCCTATTGGTGGTTGGTGGACCCAAGTTATTCTGGCTCAACAAGTAACAATCACAAACAGCGCAGGTAAAACTTTTCACGGAGTAACCGGCTCTAAGCCTCCGCATGTGTTAAGTGCCGAAGCGCGTAAGAAACCCGTTGAAATGGACGATATTTTTATTGATATTGGTGCAACTTCAAACGATGAAGTGGCAGCTTGGGGAATTAAACCCGGCGATATGATTACACCTTATATCGAAACACGACGCTTAAATGATTCACCTTTCTTATTAGGCAAAGCATGGGATAACCGTATCGGCGTTGCCGTGGCGATTGAGTTACTGAAAGCAGCGGCTGAAACGGGACATGAAACGGTCTTATATGCCGGTGCCACGGTTCAAGAAGAAGTTGGCTTGCGTGGTGCTAAGACATCGGCGCATTTGATTAAGCCCGATTTGGCTATTGCCTTAGATACGGGGATTCCAGGAGATACGCCCGGAATGACTGCTAAGGAATCGGATAATGAATTAGGTAAAGGTCCGCAAATTATGGTTTTCGACCATTCGATGATTAGCCATAAAGGGTTACGTGAGTTTGTCGTTCAAGTCGCTGAGACGGAAAACATTCCTTACCAATTTGCGTTTACACCTGGCGGTGGCACAGATGCGGGATCTTTCCACCAATCATTAGATGGAATTCCTTCATTAGCTATCACAATTCCTGTTCGATATTTACATACACACACATCGATTATTCATGAAGAAGATTATAAAAATACCGTTAAATTGGTCGTTGCGATTTTAAAACACTTGAATCCTGAAAGCTTACACACGATTTTAGCGAATGGTTAGAAAGGAACGGAATAAGCACGATGAAAATTTATTGTATTGGATGTGCTGGCGGTTATCCGATGGATGGTCATGGCACAACGTCTTTTGTAGTGACTGACACGGCTGGTGAGTATCATTTATTAATGGATGCTGGGAGCGGCTCTGCCTTAAATATTGAAAAATATATCGATGTGAGTGAACTGGATGCCATTTGGCTCAGCCATGATCACCCTGATCATGCTGCTGATATTGGTATTTATCAGCATTTGTTAAAACTAAAAAAACCTGCACCTAAGAAAATCCCTGTGCCTATTTATGTTCATCCTAATTCAGTTTACGCTGATTGGTTAGTGGAAGATAAGGAAAGTAAGCCAGTTGTCTATCAACCGGATACCCATTTGGACTTAGGCCCTTTTCGTGCTCGCTTTATACGCACGACGCATCCGGTCGAGTGTTATGCGATTCGTTTGACCGAGCGCGAAACGGGGAAAGCTTTTGTGTTTACGGCCGACAGTGGTTGGCAAGATTCCATGGTTGAATTTGCTCACGATGCCGACTTATTAATTGCTGACACCAACTTTTCTAATGAGTTGGGTCGCAATGCGATTCATATGACAGCCGAAGAAGTGGCAACCTTGGCCAATAAAGCCAATGCCAAAAAACTCGTCGCGAGTCATATTCCTCCGCAAGCAGAAACAGGTCTTATTTTAGGTCAGGTTACTGAAGCCTTGAATGATTCTATCGAATTTTACGCTTGCCGACCAACCGAAGTATACGAAATTTAGCCCCTTCCCTAGACCTGAGTGTTCATTCGCTCGGGTCTTTTTTGGCATGGTAAAATAGCAGTCACAAGGCTATTAGCAGGGGTATTTATTAGGGGGAAGGTCTAAATCCTTGAGCTGAAAAGTGAGTTGTTAGATAATATGACTAGGAGGGATAGCATGGAGAAACATAAAATTTATATTAATGGTCAGTGGCAGGCGGGGACTTCCGGTCAGTACACCGATGTGATGAATCCCGCGACGGAAGCGGTGGTGGCCCAAGTGACAACGGGGAGCGTAGCTGATATTGATGAAGCGGTAGCGGCCGCTAAAAATGCTTTTACGGCTTGGAATCTGCTGGCGCCTGCAGAAAGAGCAGGATATATAAAGAAAGTTCGCCAAGGGATTGAAGACCGGCAAGAAGAACTGGCGCAAGCGATGGTAGCCGAGTTAGGCTGTAGCATTTCGTTTGCTAGAGCCACCCAAGTGGGATTGTCCTTAACCGAAATGGATGCCACACTTGAAGAATTTGAACACTTTGCCTTTGAAGAGACGCTTGATTCAACTCTAATCATCAAAGAAGGAACGGGTGTGGTTGCAGCGATTACGCCTTGGAATTATCCGCTCAACCAAATCCAGCGCAAGATTACGCCGGCTTTGTTAGCGGGAAATACCGTTGTGGTCAAACCAGCCAATGAGACACCTTTAGCGGCTATTATTTTAGCCGAAATCATCGATGCCGCTGGTTTACCAGCAGGGGTGTTCAATCTCGTGACTGGAAAAGGAAGTGAGATTGGAAATTATTTAGCAGGGCACGAAGATGTTGCTTTAATTTCCTTTACCGGCTCAACTGACGTCGGACGCGGTTTGTATGCGCAAGCGGCGCCCCACATTAAACGGCTTGTTTTAGAACTCGGTGGTAAATCAGCTATGATTTATTTGGAAGGTGGCAATTTAGAGGGTGCGATTAAACAAACCGCCGACACCATCATCAATAATACCGGTCAATCATGTTCAGCCTTAACCCGCTTACTGGTGCCTAGTCACCTGTTGGATGAAGTGAAGGACGCGCTGCGCAATTATTTCAGCAAACAAGCGATTGTTGGCGATCCCACTCTAGAAACAACGACGGTCGGTCCGATTTCATCCAAAAAACAATTTGATACCGTGATGGAATATATCGCCAAAGGCAAAGCAGAAGGCGCTGAAGTCCTTATCGGTGGCAATGCCATTGAAGGGACTGGTTATTTCATTGAACCAACCGTCTTTACCAACGTCACCAATGATATGACCATCGCCCGCGAAGAAATTTTCGGGCCCGTTCTAACGGTGCTCACCTACGACACCGTTGAAGAAGCCATTGCCATCGCGAACGATTCTACCTACGGCCTGAGCGGCGCCGTCGTTGGACCACCAGCCGAAGCCGAAAAAGTTGCGCGCCAGCTACGCACCGGCAATATCTATGTGAATAATGGCCCCCGCAATTCTAAAGCCCCTTTTGGCGGCTACAAAGAATCCGGCATCGGCCGCGAGAACGGCCTTTACGGCGTCGAAGACTACCTCGAAATCAAAGCCCTTTTCAAATAAATATCGTTGCTGAGGTTGTTGGATTTGGGTGGGGGGAGAGTGACGGGTATTCAAGTGACCGAAATTTAACAGATTTATAGCACATTTTTCCATTTGCCGGCTTTCGATTTCCGTTGAAAGCCGGCATGTTGCATTTGACGGCTTTCCTGTTAAAACGACGACCGGCAATTGCAGACTTTTGTGCCATCACCCGCAACTTGCCGGCCGACATTTGTCGTCGACGTCCGGCAATCGCGTTTGGCGGACTTCCCGCGAAAACGACGACCGGCATTTCTGCATTATCCTTGCATTTCCTTGCATTTCCTCAACTTGCCGGACTACATTTTCTAGCGACGTCCGGCAAACGCGCTTGCCGGCTTTCCCGCGAAAACGACGACCGGCATTTACACATTTCCTTGCATTTCCTCAACTTGGCGGACTACATTTTCTAACGACGACCGGCAAACGCACTTGGCGGTCTTCCCGTTAAAACGACGACCGGCAAACGCGCTTGGCGGCTTTCCCGTAAAAACGACGACCGGCATTTCAGCATTTTCCTTGCATTTCCTCAACTTGGCGGACTACATTTTCTAACGACGTCCGGCAAACGCGCTTGCTGGCTTTCCCATCAAAACGACGACCGGCATTTCAACATTATCCTTGCATTTCTTCAACTTGCCGGACTACCTTTTGCAACGACGACCGGCATTTCAGCATTTTTCGTAAGCGGGAAGTGAGCAAACGTTAAATAAAGTTAATCGGTCATCAAATACCTAATTTCATGACCGAATAGCCTGATTTATAGTGTATTAAACGGTCGCACATTTCCCACTTAGGTTCACGCTCACAACAACTGCCCTAATATGTGTGCGCTCCCCATCACGCTCACAACAACTGCCCCAATATGTGTGCGCCTACGTAAGTGGGAGTGGGTTTCGCGCTTACTTCCCCATGACAATAAACACCCCCATTGTCACTCAGATTTTTCCCCATGACAATAAACCTCCCCATTGTCACTCAGATTTTCCCTCATGACAATAAAACGCATTAACTAAAGATAGCACGTCAAATGGAGCAAGAAGAGTTCCTCCACTAAGGATAATTTTAATTGCTGGCTAGCCAGCTATGTAAGCTTCGCCACCTAATTTGATTGGTGGCGAGGAGATATAAGGGCTTCGCCATCAAGTTGAGAATACGTTGTCTAGCATGACATTGTACCCGAAATCAACCTGTTCCTATACTTCCCACTTCCCATTTTTCTGCCTCTCCTCAATTTGCCGGCCGACATTTTGCAACGACGACCGGCAAACGCACTTGGCGGCTTTCCCGCGAAAATGACGACCGGCATTTCAGCATTACCCTTGCATTTCCTTAACTTGCCGGCTGACATTTTGCAACGACGACCGGCATTTCACCGTTTCCCCGCCATCTACCCGAACTTTCCGGACTTCATTTCCCAACGTCGTCCGTCATCCTCCCTTCAACTCTCCCAAAATCTAATAATATTAGAAAATACTCATAGTAAATCAAAAACATCTCTTTATAAGTTTATTTATTAGGATATTGTAATAAAGCCGACTTAGCAGCAGAGGTATTTATTTAGAATGAAAATAAAATAGATATTTTTAACAATAAAGGCGAAATATTAAGTTGCAGCGCTATTTCAGATAGCATAAACCAATATTCATTTAATGAAACTTATCAAATTTTAATAAAAGTATTGACTTGTTTGGTTTCGCTCTCTATAATTGAGACAACTTGCTTGTGCTTTAGCATTAGGTAGGTAAGAAGATTAGGAGGAGACTTAATGAAGTTTAATTTTAAAAAGTTAGTGCAGGGCGTACTAGCGGCAACCATGTTAGTATCTGCAACCTTACCACTGGCTAGTGTGAGTGCACAAGATGAGAATGTCTTACGTGTACAATTTGATGTAGAAATTGCATCATTGGATCCAAATATTGCCACAGATGGAACCTCGATGGAAGTGATTGCTTCTATTCAAGAAGGTTTAGTGTCGCGTGATATAAATGGGGATTATGTTGGCGCTGCTGCTGAAAGTTATGATGTGAACGATGAGGAAACTGTTTATACCTTCCACTTACGTCCCGATGCTGTTTGGTCTAATGGATCACCGGTTACGGCACACGATTTTGTATTTAGCTGGCAAAGATTAGGTAATCCTGAAACAGCGGCTGAATATTCCTTTATTTTAGATACTGCTGGGATTGTGAATGCGGCTGCGGTAGCAGCTGGCGAAGTAGATCCTAGTGAATTAGGGGTTGTCGCTGTAGATGATTATACGTTAGAAGTAACTTTAGATCGTGCTACACCTTACTTCTTAAGTTTAATGGCCTTTACACCGTTCTTCCCAATCAACCAAGAATTCTTTGAGTCAACTGATGGGCAGTTTGCGACATCGCCTGAAACAACGATTTCAAATGGGGCGTTTACTTTATCTAGCTACACACCAGCTGGAGCTACGACTGAAGTTGTTAAAAACGATACCTACTATGATCCTGAAGCGATTTCGCTAGACGGCATTCGATTCCAAGTTATCAAGGATTCGCAACAAGCTGTTTTGGCTTACCAAACCGATCAATTAGATATTACTAATATCTCCGGTGAACAAGTCATGTTATTTGCACAAGATCCTGAGTTCCAAAGTGTTCAACAAGGTTATATGTGGTTCTTATCACCGAATGGTGAACAAGAAGATTTTGCCAATCAAGATTTCCGTTTAGCATTTGGTAAAGCATTCAGTCGTGAAGTTATTACTGAAAATGTCTTAAAAGATGGTTCAATGCCAGCCACCTTCTTCGTTCCACAAGGCTTAGCTAATGCGCCTGATGGTAGTGATTACCGTGATTTTGCAGGACGTGATTTAATGGTAAGTAATGAAGAAGAAGCTAAGGCGCATTTAGAAGCGGCTAAAGAAGCCTTAGGTAAAGATACCTTTGTTGTCCAATTGTTAGTTGAAGATACAGAAGCATCTATTAATGTGGCTCAATCATTAGAAGCACAAATTGAATCAGTGCTTGAAGGGGTTGATATCCAAATTGAACAAACACCGAAGAAAAACCGTCTTGACCGTATGCGTGCTGGCGAGTTTGATGTCGCTTTAACCCGTTGGGGACCTGACTACGCGGATCCTTCAACGTATTTACAATTATTAACAACCGACAGTAACTACAATGATTCACGTTACTCTAATGAAACCTTTGATGCAGACTATGTTGAAATTCAAACAGGGGAATTAACGACGGATCCTGAAGCGCGTTTTGCTAAAATGGCCGAAATGGAAGCTTTAGCCTTATCTGAAGGGGCTGTTTTACCGGTTTATCAAGCGGGTTCGGCCGTATTAATGAAAGGCAATGTATCTGACATTTTATTCTATGCCGTTGGAACACCACGTCTCTTCAAATACGCAAGTAAACAATAATTTACATAGCTTGCTTTATTTATTAATTTAAACAGTGAAGTCAGAATGTATGTTCTGACTTCATTCTATTTATCGCATTTTTTTGCGATAATCATTTAGAAAGGATTTTCTTCATGAATAAATATCTCATTCGCCGCTTTTTTATTTCTCTGGCAACGTTGTTGTTGATTATTTTTATCTTGTTTTTACTCTTACAACTAATGCCAGGATCACCTTTTAATGATGAGCGAATTTCTCCAGCACAAAGAGAACTGATGGATATCCGCTACGGTTTGGATAAACCTGTTTTAGTTCAGTTTTTTAATTATGTCAAAAATATGTTGACAGGGGACTTAGGTGTTTCCTATTCCATTTCGAGAGATGTACCTGTCACCACTTTGTTACAATCGCGGTTACCTATTTCGTTTGAATTAGGTTTTTGGGCTGTTTTAGTAGGGACCATCATGGGCTTAATTTTTGGTTCAGTGGCCGCCTTTAATCAAAACACCATCTGGGATACGTTAGCAACCATACTTTCTGTTTTAGGTGTTAGTGTCCCATCGTACGTATTTGCTTTAGGTTTGTCTTATTATTTTGGTTATAAATGGCAAATTTTCCCTATTTTATTTAACTTGAATAATAAAGCCATGAGTATGGTCTTACCGGTCATTGCCCTCAGTTTGTTTACCATGGCTTCGATTGCTCGGTTTACGCGGACTGAAATGATTGAGGTTTTGCAGTCGGATTATATTCAGCTGGCTGAAAGTAAAGGTGTTACCGGCTGGCGCTTGTTTTACAAGCATGTTCTAAGAAATGCCAGTATTCCGATATTGACTGTATTAGCGCCATTGGTCGTTGGCTTGATGACGGGGTCCATGGTAGTGGAGCAAATATTCTCCATTCCAGGGCTAGGTCAATTATTAGTGCAAGCCATCCAATCCAATGATTTTAATATTGTTATGGGGATTTCATTTATTTATTCAGCGTTATTTATTTTTGTGATGTTTGTTGTGGATGTGTTGTATGGTGTTTTAGACCCACGCATTCGTTTGTCAGGAGGCGAGTAAGATGGCAGAAGTGAAAGAAATAGCCAACATTGAATTTTTAGCGGATGATTTTAATTTAGCCGATAAAAAGCAAGATGAAGATTATCAAGAGATTTATGTAAAAGAATCTTCTTGGAAGCAATTTGTAACCAATTTTTCACGGAACAAAGGTTCAGTGTTTGGTCTTATTACGATTATTCTGATTATTTTCTTTGCGATTTTTGGTCCTCATATGAACGAATATGGCATGAATCAACAAATTACGGGAAATGAAAATATGGCTCCGAGGGTTCAAGGGCTTGAACAGTTAGGGATTTTTGATGGGAGTCAAACCTTTAACACGTCAACAGGAACGATGACGATAAACCGCTATGAAACCAACCCTAATGCCGCCGATACATACTATTGGTTTGGTTCGGATGTGTTAGGCCGTGATATTTTCACACGGGTTTGGGAAGGTACCCGTATTTCCCTATACATTGCTTTAGTCGCGGTGATTGTGGATGTATTTATTGGGATGATTTATGGTTTAATCTCGGGTTACTTTGGCGGTAAAGTCGATATGATTATGCAACGTTTTATCGAGATTTTAAACGGGATTCCGAGTTTGGTTATTGTGACCCTCTTGATTGTGGTTTTAGAACCGGGGATTTTGAGTATTACGATTGCGATTGCTTTAACCGGTTGGATAGGGATGTCAAGGGTCGCTAGGGCGCAAATGTTGAAATTAAAAGAACGTGAATTTGTTTTAGCTTCGCGCACGCTGGGAGCAAAACCTCTGACGATTATTTTCAAAGAAATCTTACCCAATATCTTTGCGCAACTGATTATTATGTCGATGTTCTCTGTCCCTAATGCGATTTTTACCGAATCGTTCTTAGCCTTTATCGGTTTAGGGGTACCTATGCCTAATGCTTCCTTGGGTTCATTAATTAGTGATTCCTTTAAATCCTTTTTAAATGCCCCTTATATGATTATTCCGCCAGTCTTAGTGTTGTCGCTCACCATGCTGAGTTTCAACTTGCTAGCAGACGGTTTACGCGATGCCCTAGATCCAACCATGAAGGAGGTTTAAACATGACCAGACAAAAAATATTAGAAATGCGCGATTTGAGTATCTCTTTTAAAACCAATCAAGGTTCTGTTGAAGCCATTCGTGGCGTTGATTTAGATTTATATCGGGGGGAAACCTTAGCCATCGTTGGTGAATCCGGTTCAGGTAAGTCCGTTACCGTTAAAACCATTATGGGAATTTTAGCGAATAACCAACGTATCAATACCGGTGTGATTGATTACTCCTATGAAGCAGATGGAAAAGTTAATTCAGTTGATTTATTAAAAATCAGCAAAAAAGAAATGCGCCGCCGCTTTAATGGTAAAAGAATTGCGATGGTTTTCCAAGATCCAATGACGTCTTTAAATCCAACCATGCCAATTGGGGAGCAAATCATGGAAGGAATGTTCATTCATTATCATACCCCTAAAAAAGAAGCCCGTGAAAAAGCCTTACGTTTATTGGAGTTGGTTGGTATTCCGAACGGTGAAGAACGCTTCGGTCAATATCCGCATCAACTCTCTGGCGGGATGCGCCAAAGAGTGGTCATTGCGATTGCTTTAGCTTGCGATCCGGAAATTCTTATTTGTGATGAACCAACCACCGCTTTGGATGTTACCATCCAAAGCAAAATCCTCGATCTAATAAATATGATTCAGAAAAAGAATAACATTGCCGTAATTTATATCACCCATGATTTAGGGGTGGTATCTAAAGTAGCAGATTATGTTAATGTCATGTATGCCGGTCGTATTGTTGAAAAAGGTTCAGTCAATGATATTTTTTATGATCCAAAACATCCCTATACTTGGGGACTGTTATCAGCCATGCCTGATATAAATACCTCTTCGGATAAGTTGTATGCTATACCTGGTAACCCACCGAATTTAGCCCACCATAAACAAGGTGACCCGTTCTATATTCGGAATGATTATGCGTTGAACATTGACAAACGGGTTGAACCTCCTATGTATCAAATTTCAAAAACGCATTATGTGGCTAGCTGGTTAATGCATGAGAAGGCACCAAAAGTCGAAATGCCAACTGCCCTGCGGGAGCGCATTGACCAAATGAAGTTGGAGGCGAGTCAATATGAGCGAGTTTAAACGACCCCTGTTAGATGTCAAAAATCTTAAACAACACTTTAAAGTCAATAAAAAATTTACCGTCAAAGCCGTCGATGGAGTCAGTTTCCAAATTAAACATGGCGAAACGTATGGCTTAGTGGGTGAATCTGGGTCAGGTAAATCAACGATTGGCCGCTCGATTATTCGGTTATATAACCCAACTTCGGGTTCCATTGTCTTTGATGGCAAAGAAATGGCTGGAAAATTAGATAAAGAACGTGAGGATTTCCTACGCACCAATATGCAAATGATTTTCCAAGATCCGATGGCGAGTTTAAATCCACGTAAAAAAGTCATCGAAATTATTACACAAGGGCTTGAAATTCAAGGTTTATACGATAGTACCGAAGAGCGTGTAGCCAAAGGGTTAGACACACTGGAACAAGTTGGCTTGTCGCGTGAATTTGCTAATCGCTATCCCCACCAGTTTTCAGGTGGTCAGCGGCAACGGGTAGGGATTGCCCGTGCTTTAATTATGAATCCTCAACTGGTCATCGCTGATGAAGCCATTAGTGCCTTGGACGTTTCAATTCAAGCACAGATTGTTAACTTGTTGAAGGACATTCAAGAAGACCGTGGCTTATCGTATTTGTTTATTGCCCATGACTTATCCATGG
This window of the Fundicoccus culcitae genome carries:
- a CDS encoding M42 family metallopeptidase, whose protein sequence is MEMNEALLTRLTQANGISGNEKAVREVFKDETKEVAESFVQDGLGSIYAKHTGNPDGPRVLMAGHMDEVDFMVSQVTDKGFIKFVPIGGWWTQVILAQQVTITNSAGKTFHGVTGSKPPHVLSAEARKKPVEMDDIFIDIGATSNDEVAAWGIKPGDMITPYIETRRLNDSPFLLGKAWDNRIGVAVAIELLKAAAETGHETVLYAGATVQEEVGLRGAKTSAHLIKPDLAIALDTGIPGDTPGMTAKESDNELGKGPQIMVFDHSMISHKGLREFVVQVAETENIPYQFAFTPGGGTDAGSFHQSLDGIPSLAITIPVRYLHTHTSIIHEEDYKNTVKLVVAILKHLNPESLHTILANG
- a CDS encoding MBL fold metallo-hydrolase → MKIYCIGCAGGYPMDGHGTTSFVVTDTAGEYHLLMDAGSGSALNIEKYIDVSELDAIWLSHDHPDHAADIGIYQHLLKLKKPAPKKIPVPIYVHPNSVYADWLVEDKESKPVVYQPDTHLDLGPFRARFIRTTHPVECYAIRLTERETGKAFVFTADSGWQDSMVEFAHDADLLIADTNFSNELGRNAIHMTAEEVATLANKANAKKLVASHIPPQAETGLILGQVTEALNDSIEFYACRPTEVYEI
- a CDS encoding aldehyde dehydrogenase family protein, whose translation is MEKHKIYINGQWQAGTSGQYTDVMNPATEAVVAQVTTGSVADIDEAVAAAKNAFTAWNLLAPAERAGYIKKVRQGIEDRQEELAQAMVAELGCSISFARATQVGLSLTEMDATLEEFEHFAFEETLDSTLIIKEGTGVVAAITPWNYPLNQIQRKITPALLAGNTVVVKPANETPLAAIILAEIIDAAGLPAGVFNLVTGKGSEIGNYLAGHEDVALISFTGSTDVGRGLYAQAAPHIKRLVLELGGKSAMIYLEGGNLEGAIKQTADTIINNTGQSCSALTRLLVPSHLLDEVKDALRNYFSKQAIVGDPTLETTTVGPISSKKQFDTVMEYIAKGKAEGAEVLIGGNAIEGTGYFIEPTVFTNVTNDMTIAREEIFGPVLTVLTYDTVEEAIAIANDSTYGLSGAVVGPPAEAEKVARQLRTGNIYVNNGPRNSKAPFGGYKESGIGRENGLYGVEDYLEIKALFK
- a CDS encoding peptide ABC transporter substrate-binding protein, whose protein sequence is MKFNFKKLVQGVLAATMLVSATLPLASVSAQDENVLRVQFDVEIASLDPNIATDGTSMEVIASIQEGLVSRDINGDYVGAAAESYDVNDEETVYTFHLRPDAVWSNGSPVTAHDFVFSWQRLGNPETAAEYSFILDTAGIVNAAAVAAGEVDPSELGVVAVDDYTLEVTLDRATPYFLSLMAFTPFFPINQEFFESTDGQFATSPETTISNGAFTLSSYTPAGATTEVVKNDTYYDPEAISLDGIRFQVIKDSQQAVLAYQTDQLDITNISGEQVMLFAQDPEFQSVQQGYMWFLSPNGEQEDFANQDFRLAFGKAFSREVITENVLKDGSMPATFFVPQGLANAPDGSDYRDFAGRDLMVSNEEEAKAHLEAAKEALGKDTFVVQLLVEDTEASINVAQSLEAQIESVLEGVDIQIEQTPKKNRLDRMRAGEFDVALTRWGPDYADPSTYLQLLTTDSNYNDSRYSNETFDADYVEIQTGELTTDPEARFAKMAEMEALALSEGAVLPVYQAGSAVLMKGNVSDILFYAVGTPRLFKYASKQ
- a CDS encoding ABC transporter permease, with translation MNKYLIRRFFISLATLLLIIFILFLLLQLMPGSPFNDERISPAQRELMDIRYGLDKPVLVQFFNYVKNMLTGDLGVSYSISRDVPVTTLLQSRLPISFELGFWAVLVGTIMGLIFGSVAAFNQNTIWDTLATILSVLGVSVPSYVFALGLSYYFGYKWQIFPILFNLNNKAMSMVLPVIALSLFTMASIARFTRTEMIEVLQSDYIQLAESKGVTGWRLFYKHVLRNASIPILTVLAPLVVGLMTGSMVVEQIFSIPGLGQLLVQAIQSNDFNIVMGISFIYSALFIFVMFVVDVLYGVLDPRIRLSGGE
- a CDS encoding ABC transporter permease, producing the protein MAEVKEIANIEFLADDFNLADKKQDEDYQEIYVKESSWKQFVTNFSRNKGSVFGLITIILIIFFAIFGPHMNEYGMNQQITGNENMAPRVQGLEQLGIFDGSQTFNTSTGTMTINRYETNPNAADTYYWFGSDVLGRDIFTRVWEGTRISLYIALVAVIVDVFIGMIYGLISGYFGGKVDMIMQRFIEILNGIPSLVIVTLLIVVLEPGILSITIAIALTGWIGMSRVARAQMLKLKEREFVLASRTLGAKPLTIIFKEILPNIFAQLIIMSMFSVPNAIFTESFLAFIGLGVPMPNASLGSLISDSFKSFLNAPYMIIPPVLVLSLTMLSFNLLADGLRDALDPTMKEV
- a CDS encoding ABC transporter ATP-binding protein — its product is MTRQKILEMRDLSISFKTNQGSVEAIRGVDLDLYRGETLAIVGESGSGKSVTVKTIMGILANNQRINTGVIDYSYEADGKVNSVDLLKISKKEMRRRFNGKRIAMVFQDPMTSLNPTMPIGEQIMEGMFIHYHTPKKEAREKALRLLELVGIPNGEERFGQYPHQLSGGMRQRVVIAIALACDPEILICDEPTTALDVTIQSKILDLINMIQKKNNIAVIYITHDLGVVSKVADYVNVMYAGRIVEKGSVNDIFYDPKHPYTWGLLSAMPDINTSSDKLYAIPGNPPNLAHHKQGDPFYIRNDYALNIDKRVEPPMYQISKTHYVASWLMHEKAPKVEMPTALRERIDQMKLEASQYERV
- a CDS encoding ABC transporter ATP-binding protein, encoding MSEFKRPLLDVKNLKQHFKVNKKFTVKAVDGVSFQIKHGETYGLVGESGSGKSTIGRSIIRLYNPTSGSIVFDGKEMAGKLDKEREDFLRTNMQMIFQDPMASLNPRKKVIEIITQGLEIQGLYDSTEERVAKGLDTLEQVGLSREFANRYPHQFSGGQRQRVGIARALIMNPQLVIADEAISALDVSIQAQIVNLLKDIQEDRGLSYLFIAHDLSMVKYISDRIGVLHQGYLLETGTKEEIFNNPIHPYTRSLLSAIPHPNPITEKHRKSLHYSYEGSGFTYSLGEEHQLTDTHSVWVEPDKFDKVLNEAMAVPVS